From a region of the Vaginimicrobium propionicum genome:
- a CDS encoding SPFH domain-containing protein, translating to MTQSTTQMSEKSDAAPVGHDGTQVEIKEKAAWSVGALGAAFLLLGGIVVLGLSIWGFVVSVNAMDAGRGSGSTLACAIATFAMFIVVPIVLTGFVVISPGHTRVVQFFGRYVGTLRRPGMSFTIPFSSRKNVSVRVRNFETKLAKVNDYNGNPIEASAIVVWQVANTAQATFSVEDYEAFITSQSESALRHIATQHPYDSPVDGRVSLRGSTDEVSGELAREVAARVAIAGLEIIETRISSLSYAPEIAQAMLQRQQATAIVDARETIVEGAVSMVQQALDELEQKEIVDLDPERRAAMVSNLLVVLCSDNNAQPVINTGGLYQ from the coding sequence ATGACTCAATCCACAACTCAAATGAGCGAAAAATCCGATGCGGCTCCGGTTGGTCACGATGGCACGCAAGTCGAGATTAAAGAGAAAGCAGCGTGGTCAGTCGGCGCACTGGGTGCTGCATTTCTATTGCTGGGCGGCATCGTTGTGTTGGGTCTTTCGATTTGGGGCTTCGTTGTCTCGGTGAACGCTATGGATGCGGGTAGGGGTAGTGGCTCGACGCTGGCGTGCGCTATCGCAACCTTTGCCATGTTTATTGTGGTGCCTATCGTTTTGACTGGTTTCGTCGTTATATCGCCTGGTCATACTAGGGTCGTGCAGTTTTTCGGACGCTATGTTGGCACCTTGCGTCGCCCTGGAATGTCGTTTACTATTCCATTTTCTTCTAGGAAGAATGTGTCAGTTCGGGTGCGAAACTTTGAGACCAAGCTGGCGAAAGTCAATGACTACAATGGGAACCCGATTGAAGCGTCTGCGATTGTGGTGTGGCAGGTTGCTAATACCGCTCAAGCTACGTTCTCGGTAGAGGATTATGAAGCATTCATCACATCTCAATCCGAGTCGGCACTGCGCCATATCGCAACTCAGCACCCCTATGACTCGCCTGTTGACGGTCGGGTGTCCCTTCGTGGCTCAACCGATGAGGTTAGTGGAGAATTGGCTCGTGAGGTAGCTGCTCGGGTGGCTATTGCTGGCTTGGAGATCATTGAGACGCGGATTTCGTCGTTGTCCTACGCGCCTGAAATCGCGCAAGCCATGCTGCAGCGCCAGCAAGCTACTGCCATTGTGGACGCGCGCGAGACCATTGTGGAGGGTGCAGTGTCAATGGTGCAACAAGCGTTGGATGAGCTAGAGCAAAAGGAAATCGTAGACCTGGATCCGGAGCGTCGTGCGGCCATGGTCTCGAATCTGCTGGTGGTTCTGTGCTCGGACAACAATGCCCAGCCAGTCATTAACACTGGTGGCCTTTATCAGTGA
- a CDS encoding nitroreductase family protein produces the protein MTEIHEIISERWSPREYDPAYVVTKEQTEQVLEAARWAPSAMNKQEWWFIVGLKGDENFKKLADAANGYSDWALDASALILNIYQPFPSERHGVDFGPYDLGAAVQNMLLQATAMGLFMRPFASFDKAKVREQFSIPEPYVPFTMSALGLAKASKPERQRKPLSQLYWSAI, from the coding sequence ATGACAGAAATACACGAGATAATCAGTGAGCGTTGGAGCCCGAGGGAATACGACCCGGCATATGTGGTCACAAAAGAACAAACGGAGCAGGTTTTAGAGGCTGCACGGTGGGCTCCATCGGCTATGAATAAGCAGGAATGGTGGTTTATTGTCGGGCTTAAAGGTGATGAAAACTTCAAGAAATTAGCCGATGCTGCCAATGGGTACTCTGACTGGGCACTGGACGCCTCCGCACTGATTCTTAATATCTATCAACCCTTCCCGTCTGAGCGGCACGGCGTTGATTTTGGACCATACGACCTTGGTGCCGCCGTTCAAAACATGTTGCTGCAAGCAACTGCCATGGGGTTGTTTATGCGCCCCTTCGCCAGCTTTGATAAGGCGAAAGTGCGTGAACAGTTCAGTATTCCCGAGCCTTATGTGCCGTTCACAATGTCTGCCCTAGGTTTGGCGAAGGCGTCGAAACCTGAAAGGCAACGCAAGCCACTGTCGCAACTATATTGGTCAGCTATCTGA